From one Pseudoliparis swirei isolate HS2019 ecotype Mariana Trench chromosome 5, NWPU_hadal_v1, whole genome shotgun sequence genomic stretch:
- the tubgcp5 gene encoding gamma-tubulin complex component 5: protein MAHWTTFDKETERETKRLVRVIGGVQDEDDQNFQLAHKFALSNFRFHRYLDVNSHTVQRRVEGIHEKLMVHSDVRKAESWTGLTEEFLNSPLPNTEGTKSDAHYGVLSLLLFLSTTPLNTEFTERPRLKEAEEEDSFDWATYLREGEDADAGPDPETPDWSEEESEDDDSQQPISREDSGIQLDRTPLEDQDNNNNNNKEAPVTWTVGEPDSRLWLEHHVVTPYWVPHAPRFPHSLHLHSNLLNVWDQHLYNTDPLYLPEEKAFVTETQVIRETLWLLSGVKKHFIFQHQDGKVTVRSNVVVTHLTPSCLRSVLDHVAVFGQAVFRLQRFIDEVTGHGSEPSPPGSSHGSSHGSSHSAKRGSEPPFRTYQAFVWALNKYFTGFKQELTTIEREIICKDETVTLMAVLERLNPHLAQIKVLHKVFSTGVAEVPPETPNVVRASHLLNTLYKAIIEYDGAGEASEQAVALLFSLWTETVRPYLEIVDEWIVHGHLFDPAREFIIQRNKDVPVNHRDFWYATYTLYSVSEALDGEDRLSEAASGGSAGEPGGAGRRQLTMVSFLKPVLKQIIMAGKSMQLLKNLHPKEQQERSTRDAERKSLYTRFLESVQSRLCSRAQSPEAPGAPEAPGAPEQQATRRSLVKMQSIISQHLEVQEVHDPLLAINFARLYLEQEDFLQVFSGGALAVDRSSQSVTVQTFELTLRCCLYPHIERRYVECCGNLMRTLKKDYRLLGYLQAMRNYFLLEAGDTMYDFYTAIFDKAQEKESWQQLSFLNGQLQEAVGQRHPEDSSRLSISLEAIDPSRKKHPVNNLEVLTLGYKVPWPVDIVISSECQKIYNQVFLLLLQIKWAKYSLDTLRFSDFTDVGEPPADGLKPKEPIKQQIHRMCLLRVKLMHFVNSLHNYIMTRILHSTGLEFQHQVQEAKDLDQLIKIHYRYLATIHDRCLLREKVSFVKEAIMKVLNLVLIFSDRWRAGFGAWRIESIDKMESDFKNCHMFLVTILNKAVCRGSFPHLESLALSLMAGLEQC from the exons gttccATCGCTATCTGGACGTCAACAGCCACACCGTGCAGCGCAGGGTCGAGGG AATCCACGAGAAGCTCATGGTCCACTCGGACGTGAGGAAAGCCGAGAGCTGGACGGGGCTGACGGAGGAGTTCCTGAACTCACCGCTGCCCAACACAGAGGGAACCAAG agcgACGCCCACTACGGCGTCCTGTCCCTGCTGCTCTTCCTGTCCACGACGCCCCTGAACACCGAGTTCACCGAGAGGCCCCGGCTGAAGGAGGCTG AAGAAGAGGACAGCTTCGACTGGGCCACTTAcctgagggagggggaggacgcAGACGCTGGGCCGGACCCAGAGACCCCT GACTggtcggaggaggagagcgaggacGATGACAgccagcagccaatcagcagaGAGGACTCTGGGATCCAGCTGGACCGAACGCCcctggaggaccaggacaacaacaacaacaacaataaggaGGCGccggtcacctggacag tggggGAGCCTGACTCCCGGCTGTGGCTGGAGCACCATGTGGTGACTCCCTACTGGGTGCCTCACGCTCCTCGCTTCCCTCACAGCCTTCACCTCCACTCCAACCTGCTCAACGTGTG GGACCAGCACCTGTACAACACAGACCCGTTGTACCTGCCGGAGGAAAAGGCCTTCGTCACGGAGACTCAAGTCATACGGGAGACGCTGTG GCTTCTCTCCGGCGTGAAGAAGCATTTCATCTTCCAGCATCAGGACGGCAAAGTGACGGTCAGGAGCAACGTGGTGGTGACTCACCTGACACCT agcTGCCTGCGCTCCGTCCTGGACCACGTGGCGGTGTTCGGCCAGGCCGTGTTCCGGCTGCAGCGGTTCATCGACGAGGTGACGGGTCACGGCTCGGAGCCCAGCCCGCCCGGCTCCTCCCACGGCTCCTCGCATGGCTCCTCCCACAGCGCCAAGAGGGGCTCGGAGCCGCCCTTCAGGACCTACCAGGCCTTTGTGTGGGCCCTCAACAAGTACTTCACCGGCTTCAAGCAGGAGCTGACCACCATCGAGAGGGAGATCATCTGCAAAG ATGAGACCGTGACCCTGATGGCGGTCCTGGAGCGACTCAACCCCCACCTGGCTCAGATCAAGGTTCTGCACAAGGTGTTCAGCACCGGGGTGGCCGAGGTGCCCCCCGAGACCCCCAACGTGGTCCGGGCCTCCCACCTGCTCAACACGCTGTACAAGGCCATCATCGAGTACGACGGCGCCGGCGAGGCGTCGGAGCAGGCG GTGGCCCTGTTGTTCTCCCTGTGGACCGAGACCGTCAGGCCCTACCTGGAGATCGTGGACGAGTGGATCGTTCACGGACACCTGTTCGATCCCGCCAGAGAGTTCATCATCCAGAG gaACAAGGACGTGCCGGTGAACCACAGGGACTTCTGGTACGCCACCTACACCCTGTACAGCGTGTCGGAGGCGCTGGACGGCGAGGACCGGCTGAGCGAGGCGGCGAGCGGCGGCTCTGCGGGCGAGCCGGGCGGCGCCGGCCGCCGGCAGCTCACCATGGTGTCCTTCCTCAAGCCGGTGCTCAAGCAGATCATCATGGCCGGCAAGTCCATGCAGCTGCTCAAGAACCTGCACCccaaggagcagcaggagaggtcGACCAGAG ACGCAGAGAGGAAGAGTCTGTACACTCGCTTCCTGGAGTCGGTGCAGTCTCGTCTGTGCAGCCGGGCCCAGTCCCCCGaggcccccggggcccccgaggccccgggggcccccgAGCAGCAGGCCACCAGGAGGAGCCTGGTCAAGATGCAGTCCATCATCTCTCAGCACCTGGAGGTCCAGGAGGTCCACGACCCGCTGCTGGCCATCAACTTCGCCAG gcTGTACCTGGAGCAGGAGGACTTCCTGCAGGTGTTCTCTGGCGGCGCTCTGGCCGTGGACCGCTCCTCTCAGTCCGTGACGGTCCAGACCTTCGAGCTCACGCTGCGCTGCTGCCTCTACCCGCACATCGAGCGGCGCTACGTCGAGTGCTGCGGGAACCTCATGAGGACTCTGAAGAAGGACTACAG GCTGCTGGGCTACCTGCAGGCGATGAGGAACTACTTCCTGCTGGAGGCCGGAGACACCATGTACGACTTCTACACGGCCATCTTTGACAAGGCGCAGGAGAAGGAGAGCTGGCAGCAGCTGTCCTTCCTCAACGGGCAGCTGCAGGAGGCAGTGGGACAGCGCCACCCCGAGGACAGCAGCCG GTTGTCCATCTCCTTGGAGGCCATCGATCCGTCCAGGAAGAAACATCCAGTGAACAACCTGGAGGTCCTGACCCTGGGATACAAG gtGCCCTGGCCCGTGGACATCGTGATCAGCTCCGAGTGCCAGAAGATCTACAACCAGgtgttcctgctgctgctgcagatcaAATGGGCCAAATACAGCCTGGACACGCTGCGCTTCAGTG ATTTCACCGACGTCGGCGAGCCGCCGGCCGACGGCCTGAAGCCCAAAGAGCCGATCAAGCAGCAGATCCACCGGATGTGTTTACTGCGCGTCAAGCTGATGCACTTCGTCAACAGCCTGCACAACTACATCATGACCCGG ATCCTGCACAGTACAGGTCTGGAGTTCCAGCACCAGGTCCAGGAGGCCAAGGACCTGGACCAGCTGATCAAGATCCACTACAGATACCTGGCAACCATCCACGACCGCTGCCTCCTGAGAGAGAAG GTCAGTTTCGTGAAGGAGGCCATAATGAAGGTCCTCAATCTGGTCCTCATCTTCTCGGACCGCTGGCGGGCCGGCTTCGGAGCCTGGAG GATCGAGTCCATCGACAAAATGGAGTCTGACTTTAAGAACTGTCACATGTTCCTGGTGACCATCCTGAACAAGGCGGTGTGCCGCGGCTCCTTCCCTCACC TGGAGTCTCTGGCTCTGTCTCTGATGGCCGGCTTGGAGCAGTGCTGA
- the cyfip1 gene encoding cytoplasmic FMR1-interacting protein 1 homolog, translating to MASSVTLEDALSNVDLLEELPLPDQQPCIEPLPCSVMFQPNFNTNFEDRNAFVTGIARYIEQATVHSSMNVMLEEGQEYAIMLYTWRSCSRAIPQVKCNEQPNRVEIYEKTVEVLEPEVTKLMNFMYFQRKAIDRFCGEVRRLCHTERRKDFVSEAYLLTLGKFINMFAVLDELKNMKCRRTAATMGSHCASSLRAAQFLRKMSEPSSIQESQNLSMFLANHNKITQSLQQQLEVINGYEELLADIVNLCVEYYENKMYLTPDEKHMLLKVMGFGLYLMDGNSSNVYKLDAKKRVNLTKIDKFFKQLQVVPLFGDMQIELSRYIKTSAHFEENKSRWTCTSISSSPQYNICEQMLQIRDDHMRFISELARYSNSEVVTGSGRQEAQKTDSEYRKLFDLSLQGIQLLSQWSAHVMEVYSWKLVHPTDKYSNKECPDNAEEYERATRYNYTCEEKFALVEVMAMIKGLQVLMGRMESVFNHAVRHTIYSALQDFAQVTLRDSLRHAIKKKKNVIQSVLQAIRKTVCDWESGHEPHNDPALRGEKDPKGGFDITVPRRAVGPSSTQLYMVRTMLESLIADKSGSKKTLRSGLDGPTILDIERFHRESFFYTHLLNFSETMQQCCDLSQLWFREFFLELTMGRRIQFPIEMSMPWILTDHILETKEASMMEYVLYPLDLYNDSAHYALTKFKKQFLYDEIEAEVNLCFDQFVYKLADQIFAYYKILAGSLLLDKRLRADCKSQGANIPWPVCYAQLKQLHVRWSPRMCVCVCVFVNVFLWGPQELEGLLDINRMTHKLLSRFLTLDSLDAMFREANHNVSAPYGRITLHVFWELNYDFLPNYCYNGSTNRFVRTVLPFSQEFQRDKPPNAQPQYLYGSKTLNLAYSSIFSTYRNFVGPPHIKVMCRLLGYQGIAVVMEELLKVVKSLLQGTIMQYVKTLMEVMPKICRLPRHEYGSPGILEFFHHQLKDIVEYAELKTVCFQNLREVGNAILFCLLSEQSLSQEEVCDLLHAAPFQNILPRVHVKEGERLDAKMKRLESKYTALHLVPLIERLGTPQQIAIAREGDLLTKERLCCGLSMFEVILTRVRGFLDDPIWRGPLPSNGVMHVDECVEFHRLWSAMQFVYCIPVGAHELSHREQHVLFYLLQPLKKMVDRIRKFQIINNEVFSILNKYLKSGDGENLPVEHVRCFQPPIHQSLASS from the exons ATGGCGTCCTCGGTGACCTTAGAGGATGCCCTCTCCAACGTGGacctgctggaggagctgccGCTGCCCGACCAGCAGCCCTGCATCGAGCCGCTCCCCTGCTCCGTCATGTTCCAG ccGAACTTCAACACCAACTTTGAGGACCGCAATGCGTTCGTCACCGGCATCGCCAGATACATCGAGCAGGCCACGGTCCACTCCAGCATG AATGTGATGTTGGAGGAGGGGCAGGAATACGCCATCATGCTGTacacctggaggagctgctcacGAGCAATACCACAG GTGAAATGCAACGAGCAGCCCAACCGAGTGGAGATCTATGAGAAGACGGTGGAGGTCCTGGAGCCAGAAGTCACCAAGCTGATGAACTTCATGTACTTCCAG cgAAAGGCGATCGACCGTTTCTGCGGCGAGGTGCGGCGTCTCTGCCACACGGAGCGCAGGAAGGACTTTGTGTCCGAGGCGTACCTGCTGACCCTCGGGAAGTTCATCAACATGTTCGCCGTGCTGGACGAGCTGAAGAACATGAAGTGCAGACGCACTGCGGCCACCATGGGCAGTCA CTGTGCTTCCTCTCTCAGAGCGGCTCAGTTCCTCAGGAAGATGTCTGAGCCTTCGTCTATCCAGGAGTCTCAGAACTTGTCCATGTTCCTGGCCAACCATAACAAGATCACCCAG tctctgcagcagcagctggaggtgaTCAACGGCTACGAGGAGCTCCTGGCCGACATCGTCAACCTGTGTGTGGAGTACTACGAGAACAAGATGTACCTCACGCCCGACGAGAAGCACATGCTGCTCAAG gtGATGGGGTTCGGCTTGTACCTCATGGACGGAAACAGCAGTAACGTCTACAAGCTGGACGCCAAGAAGAGGGTCAACTTGACCAAGATAGACAAGTTCTTCAAG CAGCTGCAGGTGGTTCCTCTGTTCGGGGACATGCAGATCGAGTTGTCTCGCTACATCAAGACCAGCGCTCACTTTGAGGAGAACAAGTCCAG gTGGACCTGCACGTCCATCTCCAGCAGTCCTCAGTACAACATCTGTGAGCAGATGCTTCAGATCCGTGACGACCACATGCGCTTCATCTCTGAGCTCGCTCGCTACAGCAACAGTGAG GTGGTGACGGGCTCGGGCCGCCAGGAGGCCCAGAAGACGGACTCTGAGTACAGGAAGCTGTTCGACTTGTCGCTGCAGGGCATCCAGCTGCTGTCCCAGTGGAGCGCTCACGTCATGGAAGTG TACTCCTGGAAGCTGGTCCATCCCACAGACAAGTACTCCAACAAGGAGTGCCCCGACAACGCTGAGGAGTACGAGCGCGCCACCCGATACAACTACACCTGCGAGGAGAAGTTCGCCCTGGTGGAG GTGATGGCGATGATCAAGGGGCTGCAGGTGCTCATGGGCCGCATGGAGAGCGTGTTCAACCACGCCGTGCGCCACACCATCTACTCGGCGCTGCAGGACTTCGCTCAGGTGACGCTGCGCGACTCTCTGAGGCACgccatcaagaagaagaagaacgtgaTCCAGAG cgtCCTGCAGGCCATCAGGAAGACGGTGTGTGACTGGGAGTCGGGCCACGAGCCGCACAACGACCCGGCGCTGCGCGGAGAGAAAGATCCAAAAGGAGGCTTCGACATCACGGTCCCTCGCCGGGCCGTCGGACCCTCCAGCACTCAG ctgTACATGGTGCGGACCATGCTGGAGTCCCTCATAGCCGATAAGAGCGGCTCGAAGAAGACTCTGCGTAGCGGCCTGGACGGCCCGACCATCCTGGACATCGAGCGCTTCCACCGGGAGTCCTTCTTCTACACGCACCTGCTGAACTTCAGCG AGACCATGCAGCAGTGCTGCGACCTGTCCCAGCTCTGGTTCCGGGAGTTCTTCCTGGAGCTCACGATGGGCCGGAGGATCCAGTTCCCCATCGAGATGTCCATGCCCTGGATCCTCACGGACCACATCCTGGAGACCAAGGAGGCCTCCATGATGGA GTACGTGCTCtaccctctggacctctacaACGACAGCGCTCACTACGCACTCACCAAGTTCAAGAAGCAGTTCCTGTACGACGAAATCGAGGCCGAG GTGAACTTGTGCTTCGACCAGTTCGTCTACAAGCTGGCGGATCAGATCTTCGCCTACTACAAGATCCTGGCAGGAAG CCTCCTGCTGGACAAGCGCCTGAGAGCCGACTGCAAGAGCCAGGGCGCCAACATCCCGTGGCCCGTGTGTTACGCCCAGCTGAAGCAACTCCACGTCAGGT GGTCTcctagaatgtgtgtgtgtgtgtgtgtgtttgttaacgTGTTCCTGTGGGGCCCTCAGGAGCTGGAGGGTCTCCTGGACATCAACCGTATGACCCACAAGCTGCTCAGCAGGTTCCTGACCCTGGACAGTTTGGACGCCATGTTCCGTGAGGCCAACCACAACGTGTCCGCCCCCTACGGCCGCATCACGCTGCACGTCTTCTGGGAGCTCAACTACGACTTCCTGCCCAACTACTGCTACAACGGCTCCACCAACAG GTTTGTGCGCACCGTGCTGCCGTTCTCTCAGGAGTTCCAGAGGGACAAGCCGCCCAACGCCCAGCCCCAGTACCTgtacgggtcaaag ACCTTGAACCTGGCGTACAGCAGCATATTCAGCACCTACAGGAACTTCGTGGGTCCGCCTCACATCAAGGTCATGTGTCGTCTCCTTGGTTACCAGGGCATCgccgtggtgatggaggagctgctgaAGGTGGTCAAGAGCCTg CTCCAGGGAACCATCATGCAGTACGTGAAGACCCTGATGGAGGTGATGCCCAAGATCTGCAGGCTGCCTCGCCACGAGTACGGATCCCCAg GCATCCTGGAGTTCTTCCACCACCAGCTGAAGGACATCGTGGAGTACGCGGAGCTGAAGACGGTTTGCTTCCAGAACCTCCGAGAGGTCGGCAACGCCATATTGTTCTGTCTGCTGAGTGAGCAGAGCCTG tCCCAGGAGGAAGTGTGTGATCTGCTCCATGCGGCTCCATTCCAGAACATCCTGCCAAGGGTCCACGTGAAAG AGGGGGAACGACTGGACGCCAAGATGAAGCGCCTGGAGTCCAAATACACGGCCCTGCACCTGGTGCCCCTGATAGAGCGACTGGGCACTCCACAG CAAATCGCCATCGCTCGTGAGGGCGACCTCCTGACCAAAGAGCGGCTGTGCTGCGGCCTCTCCATGTTCGAGGTCATCCTCACGCGTGTGCGCGGCTTCCTCGACGACCCCATCTGGCGCGGCCCGTTGCCTAGCAACGGCGTGATGCACGTGGACGAGTGCGTGGAGTTCCACCGCCTGTGGAGCGCCATGCAGTTCGTGTACTGCATCCCGGTGGGAGCTCACGAGTTATCTCACA